From one Eucalyptus grandis isolate ANBG69807.140 chromosome 9, ASM1654582v1, whole genome shotgun sequence genomic stretch:
- the LOC104420041 gene encoding 2-C-methyl-D-erythritol 4-phosphate cytidylyltransferase, chloroplastic isoform X2: MPKQYLPLLGQPIALYSFYTFSQMREVKEIIVVCDPSYKDIFEDTKEEIQVDLKFTLPGKERQDSVYSGLQAVDSGSELVCIHDSARPLVSHGDIEKVLKDGWENGAAVLGVPVKATIKEANSESFVVKTLDRKTLWEMQTPQVIKPSLLKRGFELVNREGLEVTDDVSIVEHLRHPVYVTEGSYTNIKVTTPDDLLLAERILNIDVGEPSP; this comes from the exons ATGCCAAAGCAGTATCTTCCACTTCTTGGCCAGCCAATTGCTTTGTACAG CTTTTATACATTTTCACAGATGAGAGAGGTGAAGGAAATTATTGTAGTTTGTGATCCATCGTACAAAGACATATTTGAAG ACACCAAAGAGGAGATTCAAGTGGATCTTAAATTTACGCTGCCTGGGAAGGAGAGACAGGATTCTGTGTACAGTGGCCTTCAG GCAGTTGATAGTGGGTCTGAGCTTGTCTGCATTCATGATTCAGCAAGACCTCTCGTATCACATGGAGACATAGAAAAG GTACTTAAAGATGGCTGGGAAAATGGAGCTGCTGTTCTTGGGGTTCCTGTTAAAGCTACCATCAAAGAG GCAAATAGTGAATCATTTGTTGTGAAAACTCTGGATCGAAAAACACTTTGGGAGATGCAAACACCTCAG GTGATCAAGCCTTCGCTGCTTAAGAGAGGCTTTGAACTAGTCAATAG AGAAGGCCTTGAAGTGACTGATGATGTATCTATCGTGGAGCACCTCAGGCATCCTGTATATGTCACTGAAGGATCTTACACCAACATCAAG GTCACAACTCCTGATGATCTGTTACTAGCTGAGAGAATATTGAACATTGACGTCGGAGAGCCATCACCATAG
- the LOC104420041 gene encoding 2-C-methyl-D-erythritol 4-phosphate cytidylyltransferase, chloroplastic isoform X1 has protein sequence MMAQALVGAFSSLTLWPPSTSNSSCGRTQFRRQQPLLLRRSAQALAIHPRRTAKIVASSTRVHCSGKDDNSVTVVREGSVSVILLAGGKGKRMGASMPKQYLPLLGQPIALYSFYTFSQMREVKEIIVVCDPSYKDIFEDTKEEIQVDLKFTLPGKERQDSVYSGLQAVDSGSELVCIHDSARPLVSHGDIEKVLKDGWENGAAVLGVPVKATIKEANSESFVVKTLDRKTLWEMQTPQVIKPSLLKRGFELVNREGLEVTDDVSIVEHLRHPVYVTEGSYTNIKVTTPDDLLLAERILNIDVGEPSP, from the exons ATGATGGCTCAAGCACTGGTCGGAGCCTTTTCCTCTTTGACCCTCTGGCCTCCTTCAACCAGCAATTCCAGCTGCGGCAGAACCCAGTTTCGCCGGCAGCAGCCTCTCCTTCTCCGACGCTCTGCCCAAG CTCTTGCCATCCATCCCCGACGAACGGCTAAAATTGTTGCCTCCAGCACGAGAGTTCATTGCTCTGGTAAAGATGACAAC AGCGTCACGGTTGTGAGGGAGGGGAGCGTCTCGGTCATTCTTTTGGCTGGAGGGAAGGGCAAGAGGATGGGC GCGAGCATGCCAAAGCAGTATCTTCCACTTCTTGGCCAGCCAATTGCTTTGTACAG CTTTTATACATTTTCACAGATGAGAGAGGTGAAGGAAATTATTGTAGTTTGTGATCCATCGTACAAAGACATATTTGAAG ACACCAAAGAGGAGATTCAAGTGGATCTTAAATTTACGCTGCCTGGGAAGGAGAGACAGGATTCTGTGTACAGTGGCCTTCAG GCAGTTGATAGTGGGTCTGAGCTTGTCTGCATTCATGATTCAGCAAGACCTCTCGTATCACATGGAGACATAGAAAAG GTACTTAAAGATGGCTGGGAAAATGGAGCTGCTGTTCTTGGGGTTCCTGTTAAAGCTACCATCAAAGAG GCAAATAGTGAATCATTTGTTGTGAAAACTCTGGATCGAAAAACACTTTGGGAGATGCAAACACCTCAG GTGATCAAGCCTTCGCTGCTTAAGAGAGGCTTTGAACTAGTCAATAG AGAAGGCCTTGAAGTGACTGATGATGTATCTATCGTGGAGCACCTCAGGCATCCTGTATATGTCACTGAAGGATCTTACACCAACATCAAG GTCACAACTCCTGATGATCTGTTACTAGCTGAGAGAATATTGAACATTGACGTCGGAGAGCCATCACCATAG
- the LOC104420042 gene encoding TLC domain-containing protein 4-B isoform X1: MDALFSPRSVSVIGYVPRKELLWLAAVFSGIVMCYSVYKIAGLMSLLCFDGYRKLKNMDKVEWKNRGFSTFHAIIVSSASLYLLLFSDLFKEDSHDQLVVNRTSIVSETILGVSIGYFLSDLAMIVWHFPALGGWEYVLHHGLSMFSIFLSIVSGQGQIYILMVLFSESTTPFVNLRWYLDIYGQKSSNLYICNGIFLFLGWLFARILLFIFFFTHMLIHFDQVKEIFDLGFYSLLLVPSVLAIMNLFWFWKIAKGLVKTLSKKRHRQ, encoded by the exons ATGGACGCATTGTTTTCTCCTCGTTCAGTATCCGTTATTGGCTATGTACCTAGGAAAGAGCTTCTGTGGCTGGCTGCGGTCTTTTCTGGGATTGTCATGTGCTATTCT GTGTATAAGATAGCAGGTCTCATGAGTCTTTTATGCTTCGATGGGTATAGGAAACTTAAGAACATGGACAAAGTAGAATGGAAGAACCG GGGATTCTCAACATTCCATGCAATTATTGTATCGTCTGCTTCTCTATATCTCCTGCTGTTTTCAGATCTCTTCAAAGAAGATTCTCATGACCAATTAGTCGTCAACAGGACATCAATCGTATCAGAGACAATACTGGGG GTCTCTATAGGTTATTTTCTGTCAGACTTGGCAATGATTGTGTGGCATTTTCCAGCTTTAGGTGGTTGGGAATAT GTTCTACACCATGGGTTATCCATGTTTTCCatctttctttccattgtaaGTGGTCAAGGCCAAATATACATACTTATGGTTTTGTTTTCAGAGAGCACAACCCCATTTGTCAATCTAAGATG GTACTTGGACATTTATGGTCAGAAGAGTTCTAATCTATACATCTGCAATGGCATCTTTCTGTTCCTGGGGTGGTTG TTTGCAAGGattcttctcttcatcttctttttcaccCACATGCTTATCCATTTTGACCAG GTGAAAGAGATTTTTGACTTGGGTTTCTACAGTTTGCTTTTGGTGCCTTCTGTTTTGGCAATCATGAACCTATTTTGGTTTTGGAAGATTGCCAAGGGTCTGGTGAAAACTCTGTCTAAGAAGAGACATAGGCAGTGA
- the LOC104420042 gene encoding TLC domain-containing protein 4-B isoform X2, with protein MEEPEQCKRWVEIPFLKCFLSRGFSTFHAIIVSSASLYLLLFSDLFKEDSHDQLVVNRTSIVSETILGVSIGYFLSDLAMIVWHFPALGGWEYVLHHGLSMFSIFLSIVSGQGQIYILMVLFSESTTPFVNLRWYLDIYGQKSSNLYICNGIFLFLGWLFARILLFIFFFTHMLIHFDQVKEIFDLGFYSLLLVPSVLAIMNLFWFWKIAKGLVKTLSKKRHRQ; from the exons ATGGAAGAACCG GAACAATGCAAGAGATGGGTTGAAATACCTTttctaaaatgttttttgtCCAGGGGATTCTCAACATTCCATGCAATTATTGTATCGTCTGCTTCTCTATATCTCCTGCTGTTTTCAGATCTCTTCAAAGAAGATTCTCATGACCAATTAGTCGTCAACAGGACATCAATCGTATCAGAGACAATACTGGGG GTCTCTATAGGTTATTTTCTGTCAGACTTGGCAATGATTGTGTGGCATTTTCCAGCTTTAGGTGGTTGGGAATAT GTTCTACACCATGGGTTATCCATGTTTTCCatctttctttccattgtaaGTGGTCAAGGCCAAATATACATACTTATGGTTTTGTTTTCAGAGAGCACAACCCCATTTGTCAATCTAAGATG GTACTTGGACATTTATGGTCAGAAGAGTTCTAATCTATACATCTGCAATGGCATCTTTCTGTTCCTGGGGTGGTTG TTTGCAAGGattcttctcttcatcttctttttcaccCACATGCTTATCCATTTTGACCAG GTGAAAGAGATTTTTGACTTGGGTTTCTACAGTTTGCTTTTGGTGCCTTCTGTTTTGGCAATCATGAACCTATTTTGGTTTTGGAAGATTGCCAAGGGTCTGGTGAAAACTCTGTCTAAGAAGAGACATAGGCAGTGA
- the LOC104420044 gene encoding uncharacterized protein LOC104420044: MGSEINLGGRSYDLAMSKRTRKPLKLEETISDISVTGFARSQGSEAFLDQEKGITVEELASDRQSLKQLINSEGKPPLESGEERRRSSLGHHFTEEAVTQLQVVRVRAKQRQGGAEGMKLKGMVSRCAKVLSQLIKGHPPPAGGSKKQLILRLTN; encoded by the coding sequence ATGGGAAGCGAAATCAATCTGGGTGGACGTTCTTACGATCTGGCCATGTCGAAGAGAACCAGAAAGCCATTGAAACTCGAAGAGACCATCAGCGATATTTCAGTTACAGGCTTTGCCCGAAGTCAAGGCTCGGAAGCTTTTCTTGATCAAGAGAAAGGGATCACCGTAGAAGAATTGGCAAGTGACCGTCAAAGCTTGAAGCAACTCATTAATAGCGAGGGAAAACCACCGCTCGAATCGGGTGAGGAGAGACGGCGGAGTTCACTTGGCCACCACTTCACCGAAGAAGCAGTAACGCAACTTCAAGTGGTCAGGGTCAGGGCGAAGCAGAGACAGGGTGGTGCCGAAGGGATGAAACTCAAGGGAATGGTTAGTCGTTGTGCGAAGGTTTTGAGCCAATTAATTAAGGGACACCCACCACCCGCAGGAGGATCCAAGAAACAGCTCATCCTCCGTCTCACCAACTGA